From Nonlabens sp. Ci31, the proteins below share one genomic window:
- the sprA gene encoding cell surface protein SprA: MSLFVFAFAKAQEPPETPQDSIKTGVQLGSLKLPDPPSITTLYTYDANLDRYVYSSSFNGYNIDFPFILTREQYLDRVLKQQMKDYFREKAAAIAGRNEEDKAKQKDLLPNFYVNSDLFASIFGGSEIDIDPQGSVEVDLGLLFNRSDNPSFSPRNRQNLTFDFNQRINLSLVGKVGTRLQVNANYDTQSTFNFQNQIKLDYTPTEDDILQSIEVGNVAMPLNSQLIRGAQSLFGIKTELQFGKTSITAVFSEQQSESRTVQAAGGATVNDFDFFSLDYDENRHYFLSHYFRDNYDSSLQNYPFINNNIQITRAEVWITNRGNRTQDVRNLVAIQDIGESDPANVGLDTTPSGFLNVPAGNFPDNANNDFNPEGINGGAQTILNSQIRDIATVQAGFGGANVNEGFDYVTLENARKLTPQEYTLNTQLGYISLRQRLNNDEVLAVSFQYTVGGKVYQVGEFANDGIIATDVVANPNPNQPPVNNQSLVVKLLKSNLTNVSEPIWDLMMKNIYNLGGFQLTQEDFKLNIFYQYPPELNYITAAEGTMTNPAVALPADVDQTTLIRVFNLDRLNQQQDPQPAGDGFFDFVPGLTIDPQNGRIIFTTVEPFGSHLFRKLDNTPGAGPEDYNDPTTYNANQAQYVYRDMYRTTKAQALQSADKNKYLIKGEYKATGQEGIPIGGFNVPRGSVTVTAGGRTLQEGIDYTVDYQLGRVIILDQALLNSNTPIQVSTENNSVFNQQTKRFTGINVEHKFSEDFILGGTFLNLKERPITQKSTYGFEPINNTIMGVNFLYNTEVPFLTRLANKLPNVDTDVASSLSVRGEFAYLFPGSPAGDNFGGQAAAYVDDFEGSQTSIDILTPFSWSLASVPKAFEGVGSTANQLAYNFSRAKMAWYTIDPIFYGNQRPAGITDQDVSDYRTRRVFVDEIFPNVDLQQGQQQVINTLDMAYYPNERGQYNYNPQAAGTNILPNPQDNWGGIMRQFSSTDFEQTNVEYMQFWIMDPFPYDSTNDGGTISINLGSISEDILKDNRKQFENGLPNDGGTLLTTNTAYGKVPVNQSLVYAFDTQGAERNNQDIGLDGYSDNEELTDFPAFGPLDPAGDNYEFFVAASGDIPMRYKNYNGTEGNSPTAVTQDNRGSTTLPDVEDINRDNTMNTIDSYYEYDIDIYPGMDVTNSEYIFDTKTVQSTLPNGNQISTRWVQFRVPLSDPNREEIGGIADFRAIRFMRMYLTDFEVDTFLRFGSLDLVRGDYRRFTDSLDETDPIASDDPTVFEVEGVNIENNEARTPIPYRLPPGVEREELRTQNQNIRQNEQSLALRVCDLEAGDARGVFKNIRIDMRQYEALQMFVHAESLVNEMSAGDDELEAFVRIGVDYTQNFYEIRLPLKPTAFGTDVREEIWPLANNFDIDLALLQEIKARVLGDNGLNISDLNFFDQVDLDPSSAGEENQQKYGIKGNPNFGDIRAMMIGVRNATNSSICGEVWFNEMRLSGLKNQGGYAAVMNMDANIADFASVSATGRRSTIGFGAIEQGPQERSRENLTQYDVTTNVSLGKLLPEKWGVSLPFSYSIGEETITPQFDPQFEDIELETRLDNAISDAERDAIREQSEDYTRRQSVNLIGVRKERTGDATPMPYDIENFTFSGSYNQTDQRNFEVEKFQDQSVNVGGTYNYAFPKADLEPFKNVKWFDNSYLKFVKDLNFNPLPNNFSAGLNVLRQYNTQKFRDLQLDTNPVDLNGDGLPDAQNITLAPLTNRNFTMNHQYAINWDLTKSLQVNLSANNDRLIRSYVNEDSTIDETYTLWTDFFDEGIPNSHSQQLQLTYKLPFDKFPFLAFAKANYTYTSNFNWTRNQQQFAQLDDIPDLGNSIQNANTHRINGTLDLDKLYKYVGLEKKKFGFAANNATRSRNKSRTRTRTPPPQTEEKKADQPKVPKKNFGNQAYNTLIGVVTSVKRAQINYQETNGIFLPGYTPDIGFIGTLKPTSGFVFGSQAEVRDLAARRGWLTLYQDFNQQYSEVETRQLDFNFNVDLLKDLSIDILGNRAFQETYSENFRIDEDDLTYQSLTPNNFGNFNITNLMIGTAFQSSTIDNSPTFDTFRSNRLAVADRLATEFYGTNAFTRDTDGYPQGFSRNSQQVLLPAFLAAYEGRDVGKQDSNAFSDIPLPNWTVKYTGLMNLKWFKKRFRRFSINHGYRSSFTINQFQTNLDYAEGNGALTYQDQVGTNALNQNGDFKSRNLYFNINLAEQFSPLIKLDFEMKNSISVAAELRRDRAISLSFDNNLLTEINGNELILGLGYRIKDLRFKTKVGGRSTVIKSDLNLRLDGSVRDNVTIVRYLDLDNSQATAGQTIYGLKFTADYNLSTAFTAIFYYDHTFSEFAISTAFPQTTIRSGFTLRYTFGN; this comes from the coding sequence TTGTCTTTGTTTGTTTTCGCTTTCGCGAAAGCGCAAGAGCCACCAGAAACTCCTCAAGACTCTATTAAAACAGGGGTCCAATTAGGTTCCTTAAAATTGCCAGATCCACCTAGTATAACCACATTGTACACCTATGATGCAAATCTTGATCGTTACGTGTACTCCAGTTCTTTTAATGGTTATAACATTGATTTCCCATTTATTCTTACTCGTGAGCAGTATTTAGATCGCGTACTTAAGCAACAAATGAAGGATTACTTCAGAGAAAAAGCGGCTGCAATAGCTGGTAGAAATGAAGAAGATAAAGCTAAACAAAAAGATTTACTTCCCAACTTCTATGTGAATTCTGATCTTTTTGCTTCTATTTTTGGAGGCTCAGAAATAGATATCGACCCCCAAGGATCTGTAGAAGTAGATTTAGGTTTGTTATTCAACCGTTCTGATAACCCAAGTTTCTCGCCTCGTAATCGACAGAATCTTACTTTTGATTTCAATCAAAGAATTAATTTAAGTCTGGTAGGTAAGGTAGGAACACGTTTGCAGGTAAATGCCAACTACGATACACAAAGCACCTTTAATTTTCAAAATCAAATCAAGCTAGATTATACCCCTACTGAAGATGATATTCTTCAGAGTATAGAAGTAGGTAATGTCGCGATGCCACTTAATTCTCAATTGATACGTGGTGCACAAAGTTTGTTTGGTATCAAAACAGAATTGCAATTCGGTAAAACCAGCATTACTGCCGTATTTTCTGAACAACAATCAGAATCTAGAACCGTACAAGCTGCAGGTGGAGCGACCGTAAATGATTTTGATTTTTTCTCCCTAGATTACGATGAGAATAGACACTATTTCTTATCGCATTACTTTAGAGATAATTACGATAGTTCTTTACAGAATTATCCGTTTATCAATAATAATATACAGATCACACGTGCCGAAGTATGGATTACCAACAGAGGTAACAGAACTCAAGATGTACGTAACTTAGTGGCCATTCAAGATATAGGAGAATCGGACCCTGCTAACGTAGGACTAGACACAACACCTAGTGGATTTTTAAATGTGCCAGCTGGAAATTTCCCAGATAATGCAAACAACGACTTTAACCCTGAAGGAATTAACGGTGGAGCGCAAACGATTTTAAATTCTCAAATTCGAGATATAGCTACGGTACAAGCAGGTTTTGGAGGAGCAAACGTGAATGAAGGTTTTGATTATGTCACTTTAGAAAACGCTCGTAAATTAACGCCTCAGGAATATACGTTAAACACTCAACTGGGGTATATTTCCCTAAGGCAGCGATTGAATAATGATGAAGTTCTTGCGGTATCTTTTCAATATACCGTAGGAGGAAAGGTGTATCAAGTAGGAGAATTTGCAAACGACGGTATCATCGCAACAGACGTAGTCGCAAACCCCAATCCTAACCAGCCGCCAGTAAACAATCAAAGTTTGGTTGTGAAATTATTGAAGAGTAACCTAACTAACGTTAGCGAGCCTATTTGGGACTTGATGATGAAAAATATTTATAATCTAGGTGGTTTTCAATTGACCCAAGAAGATTTTAAACTAAATATCTTTTATCAATACCCGCCAGAGCTCAATTACATCACTGCAGCAGAAGGTACCATGACTAATCCAGCAGTCGCTTTACCAGCCGATGTGGATCAAACCACCTTGATACGGGTTTTTAACCTCGATAGATTAAATCAACAGCAAGATCCACAACCTGCTGGAGATGGGTTCTTTGATTTTGTTCCTGGACTCACCATAGACCCCCAAAATGGGCGCATTATTTTTACTACGGTCGAGCCTTTTGGTAGTCATCTGTTTAGAAAATTAGATAATACGCCCGGTGCCGGGCCAGAAGATTATAATGATCCTACTACTTATAACGCTAACCAAGCGCAGTATGTGTACAGAGATATGTACCGCACCACAAAAGCGCAAGCTTTGCAAAGTGCTGATAAAAATAAATACTTAATAAAAGGAGAATACAAAGCAACTGGGCAGGAAGGAATTCCTATTGGAGGTTTTAATGTTCCCAGAGGTTCTGTTACCGTAACAGCTGGTGGAAGAACACTTCAAGAAGGCATAGATTATACAGTGGATTATCAATTAGGTAGAGTGATTATTCTCGATCAGGCATTGTTAAATTCCAATACACCCATCCAAGTCTCTACAGAAAACAATTCTGTTTTTAACCAGCAAACCAAACGTTTTACGGGTATCAATGTAGAACATAAATTTAGTGAGGATTTCATATTAGGAGGGACCTTCTTAAACTTAAAAGAACGACCGATTACTCAAAAATCTACCTACGGATTTGAGCCTATCAATAATACCATTATGGGTGTCAACTTCTTGTACAATACAGAAGTTCCTTTTCTAACCAGACTGGCAAATAAACTCCCTAATGTAGATACAGATGTCGCCTCAAGTTTATCAGTAAGAGGAGAGTTTGCATATTTATTTCCTGGATCTCCTGCTGGTGATAATTTTGGGGGTCAAGCGGCCGCATATGTAGATGATTTTGAAGGTTCACAAACCTCTATTGATATTTTGACACCATTCTCTTGGTCACTTGCTAGTGTGCCTAAAGCTTTTGAAGGGGTAGGTAGTACAGCAAATCAACTGGCTTATAACTTTAGTCGTGCTAAGATGGCTTGGTATACTATCGATCCTATATTTTATGGAAACCAGCGACCAGCTGGAATTACAGATCAAGATGTTTCTGATTACCGAACAAGAAGAGTGTTTGTAGATGAAATTTTTCCTAATGTAGATTTACAACAAGGACAACAGCAAGTCATCAACACCCTGGACATGGCTTATTACCCTAATGAACGTGGTCAGTACAATTATAATCCGCAGGCGGCTGGGACAAACATACTTCCCAACCCACAAGATAATTGGGGTGGAATTATGCGCCAGTTTTCCAGTACAGACTTTGAACAGACCAATGTGGAGTATATGCAATTCTGGATTATGGATCCATTTCCATATGACAGCACCAATGATGGAGGAACCATATCCATTAACTTAGGAAGCATTTCTGAAGATATTTTAAAAGATAATAGGAAGCAATTTGAAAATGGACTACCTAATGATGGTGGTACCTTACTTACTACAAATACAGCTTACGGAAAAGTTCCAGTAAATCAGTCTTTAGTTTACGCGTTTGATACGCAAGGAGCCGAGCGTAATAATCAAGATATAGGTCTTGATGGGTACAGCGATAATGAAGAATTAACAGATTTTCCAGCTTTTGGGCCTCTAGATCCAGCGGGTGATAATTATGAGTTTTTTGTAGCAGCAAGTGGAGATATCCCTATGCGCTATAAGAACTACAATGGTACAGAAGGTAATTCACCGACAGCCGTTACTCAAGATAATCGCGGTTCTACCACCTTACCCGATGTAGAGGATATCAACCGGGATAATACGATGAATACTATTGATAGCTATTACGAGTATGATATCGACATCTATCCGGGAATGGACGTGACAAATAGCGAGTATATTTTTGACACAAAAACAGTTCAGTCCACACTACCTAATGGGAACCAGATCAGTACAAGATGGGTGCAATTTAGAGTGCCATTAAGTGATCCCAATCGAGAGGAAATAGGCGGTATTGCAGACTTTAGAGCCATACGTTTTATGAGAATGTACCTTACAGACTTTGAAGTAGATACGTTTTTAAGATTTGGTTCTTTAGATCTAGTACGTGGAGATTATAGAAGATTTACAGATTCATTGGACGAGACAGATCCAATCGCATCAGATGATCCTACCGTTTTTGAAGTAGAAGGGGTAAATATTGAGAACAATGAAGCTCGTACACCTATTCCATATAGATTGCCTCCGGGAGTAGAAAGGGAGGAGCTGAGAACTCAAAATCAAAACATACGCCAGAATGAACAATCCCTTGCTCTTAGGGTTTGTGATTTAGAAGCTGGTGATGCGCGTGGAGTTTTTAAGAACATTAGAATAGATATGCGTCAGTATGAGGCACTTCAGATGTTTGTACACGCAGAGTCTTTAGTCAATGAGATGTCTGCTGGAGATGACGAACTAGAAGCATTTGTTAGAATCGGTGTTGATTATACTCAAAACTTTTATGAAATTCGACTCCCATTAAAACCAACGGCATTTGGTACAGATGTGCGAGAAGAAATCTGGCCTCTAGCAAATAATTTTGATATAGATCTTGCTTTACTTCAAGAAATTAAAGCTCGAGTTTTAGGAGACAACGGTTTGAATATTAGTGATCTTAATTTCTTTGATCAGGTAGATCTTGATCCTAGTAGTGCTGGAGAAGAAAATCAACAAAAATATGGTATCAAGGGGAACCCTAATTTCGGTGATATACGCGCCATGATGATAGGTGTGCGTAATGCTACTAACAGTTCTATTTGTGGTGAAGTATGGTTCAATGAAATGCGACTGTCAGGATTGAAAAATCAAGGGGGTTATGCTGCGGTGATGAATATGGATGCAAACATTGCAGATTTTGCCAGTGTAAGCGCTACGGGAAGAAGAAGTACGATAGGTTTTGGAGCTATTGAGCAAGGGCCACAAGAGAGAAGTCGTGAGAATCTCACCCAATATGATGTCACCACTAATGTAAGTCTGGGTAAACTACTTCCAGAAAAATGGGGCGTTTCCTTACCCTTTTCTTATAGCATAGGAGAAGAAACGATTACACCACAATTTGATCCTCAGTTTGAAGATATAGAGTTAGAAACAAGACTTGATAACGCCATTAGTGATGCAGAGCGCGATGCTATAAGAGAACAGTCTGAAGATTATACTAGAAGACAAAGCGTTAACTTAATAGGGGTGCGTAAAGAACGAACTGGCGATGCAACACCCATGCCTTATGATATAGAGAACTTCACCTTTTCAGGCTCTTATAATCAGACCGACCAACGTAATTTTGAGGTAGAGAAGTTTCAAGACCAGTCTGTAAATGTAGGTGGAACTTATAATTATGCTTTTCCTAAAGCTGATTTAGAACCATTTAAGAATGTTAAATGGTTTGATAATTCCTATTTAAAATTTGTAAAAGACCTTAACTTTAATCCGCTACCTAATAATTTCTCAGCAGGGTTAAATGTATTGCGACAGTACAATACTCAAAAATTCCGTGATTTACAGTTGGACACAAACCCAGTAGATTTAAATGGAGATGGTCTCCCAGACGCTCAGAATATTACGCTGGCACCCTTGACCAACCGTAACTTTACCATGAATCACCAATATGCTATTAATTGGGATCTCACGAAATCATTACAGGTAAATCTCTCTGCAAATAACGACCGTTTGATACGTAGCTATGTAAATGAGGACAGTACGATTGATGAGACTTATACCTTATGGACAGACTTTTTTGACGAGGGAATTCCCAACTCGCACTCCCAACAATTGCAACTTACTTATAAGCTGCCTTTTGATAAGTTTCCTTTTCTTGCTTTCGCGAAAGCGAACTACACCTACACCTCTAACTTCAACTGGACTCGTAACCAGCAACAATTTGCGCAGTTGGACGACATTCCAGATTTAGGAAATTCCATACAAAATGCCAATACGCACCGTATTAATGGTACGCTAGACTTAGACAAACTTTACAAGTATGTTGGTTTAGAAAAAAAGAAATTTGGCTTTGCCGCAAACAATGCGACCAGATCTAGAAATAAGTCTAGAACGAGAACTAGAACACCACCGCCTCAAACCGAAGAAAAAAAGGCTGATCAACCAAAAGTTCCTAAAAAGAACTTCGGTAATCAAGCATATAATACGTTGATAGGCGTAGTGACTTCGGTAAAAAGAGCACAAATTAACTACCAAGAAACAAATGGTATTTTCCTACCAGGTTACACTCCAGATATAGGTTTTATAGGTACTTTAAAACCTACCTCGGGTTTTGTTTTCGGCAGTCAGGCTGAAGTGCGAGATCTTGCTGCAAGACGCGGCTGGTTAACGCTATATCAAGATTTTAACCAACAATATAGTGAGGTAGAGACACGTCAACTTGATTTTAATTTTAATGTAGATTTATTAAAAGATCTTTCTATTGATATTTTAGGAAATCGTGCCTTTCAAGAAACTTATTCAGAAAATTTCCGAATAGACGAAGACGACTTAACCTATCAATCGCTTACCCCTAACAACTTTGGTAACTTTAATATTACCAATTTAATGATAGGTACGGCCTTTCAAAGTAGCACTATAGACAATTCACCTACTTTTGATACATTTAGAAGCAATAGACTAGCCGTTGCTGATCGACTGGCGACTGAGTTTTATGGAACAAATGCTTTTACAAGAGATACAGATGGTTATCCACAAGGTTTTTCTAGAAATAGTCAGCAAGTATTATTGCCGGCCTTTTTAGCTGCTTATGAAGGTAGGGATGTTGGTAAGCAGGATTCTAATGCTTTTAGTGATATTCCATTACCTAACTGGACAGTGAAGTACACCGGTTTGATGAATTTAAAGTGGTTCAAGAAGAGATTCCGGAGGTTTTCCATCAACCACGGTTACCGCTCTAGTTTTACAATCAACCAGTTCCAGACCAATTTGGATTATGCAGAAGGTAATGGAGCGCTTACTTACCAAGATCAAGTAGGAACTAATGCATTGAATCAAAACGGCGATTTTAAATCTAGAAACCTATACTTCAATATCAATCTTGCAGAGCAGTTCAGTCCCCTTATCAAATTAGATTTTGAGATGAAGAATTCAATTTCTGTCGCTGCCGAATTGAGAAGAGATCGAGCTATTTCTTTGAGTTTTGATAACAATTTGCTTACAGAGATTAATGGTAATGAGTTGATACTAGGACTGGGTTACCGTATCAAAGACTTGAGGTTTAAAACTAAAGTAGGAGGTAGAAGTACCGTTATCAAGAGTGATTTGAACTTGAGGTTAGATGGTTCGGTTAGAGATAATGTCACTATTGTAAGATATCTAGACTTGGATAATAGTCAGGCAACGGCTGGACAGACTATTTATGGTCTTAAGTTTACAGCAGACTATAATTTAAGCACCGCTTTTACGGCGATTTTTTATTACGATCACACGTTCTCAGAATTTGCCATTTCTACAGCCTTTCCACAAACTACTATACGTAGCGGATTTACGTTGAGGTATACATTTGGTAATTAA
- the ruvA gene encoding Holliday junction branch migration protein RuvA: MIAQLQGKLVEKNMTDVVIDCAGVGYLVEISLHTYSLIPEGEAVKLFTYQLVREDAHRLFGFAEKTEREVFKLLLSVSGIGANTARTMLSSLDPNQIAQAIASGDVRTIQSVKGIGAKGAQRVILDLKDKILQVLDNPQLTMVSSNTGREEALSALETLGYMRKQAQKVVDTILSTQPDATTEQLIKQALKQL, encoded by the coding sequence ATGATCGCACAACTGCAAGGAAAATTGGTGGAAAAAAATATGACAGATGTTGTCATTGATTGCGCTGGTGTAGGGTATTTGGTGGAAATCTCTTTACATACCTATTCTTTAATTCCTGAGGGGGAGGCTGTCAAATTATTTACCTATCAATTAGTCCGAGAAGATGCACACCGTCTTTTTGGTTTTGCTGAAAAAACGGAGCGAGAGGTTTTTAAATTATTACTATCCGTTTCTGGTATTGGAGCAAATACTGCTCGGACCATGCTATCGAGCTTAGATCCCAACCAAATTGCGCAGGCAATTGCCTCTGGAGATGTAAGAACCATACAGAGCGTCAAAGGAATAGGTGCAAAAGGGGCACAACGTGTCATTTTAGATTTGAAAGATAAAATATTGCAAGTGCTCGATAATCCACAATTAACAATGGTTTCAAGCAATACTGGAAGAGAAGAAGCGTTATCTGCTCTAGAAACCTTAGGATATATGCGCAAACAAGCTCAGAAAGTGGTGGATACAATTCTCTCTACTCAGCCAGATGCCACTACAGAACAACTTATAAAACAAGCACTTAAACAATTATAA
- a CDS encoding NADP-dependent malic enzyme, with the protein MSEESKRREALVYHAKPTPGKIKVVPTKKHSSQRDLALAYSPGVAAPCLEIAKDKSNVYKYTAKGNLVAVISNGTAVLGLGDIGPEASKPVMEGKGLLFKIFADLDCFDIEVDTKDVEQFIQTVKNIAPTFGGINLEDIKAPEAFEIERRLKEELDIPVMHDDQHGTAIISSAALLNALEIANKKIEEVKILISGAGSAAISCTSLYVKLGARKENIMMFDIDGLITKDRTDLGPEQMQFATDKPKMNLREAFKGTDVFLGLSAGNIVDGAMLKSMNESPIVFAMANPTPEIDYHTAMASREDIIMATGRSDHPNQVNNVLGFPFIFRGAMDVRATKINEEMKLAATYAIAQLAKEPVPEQVNIAYGELKLAFGKDYIIPKPFDPRLISTIPPAVARAAMESGVAKEPITDWEKYEEQLLSRMGSDNKLVRLLLNRARTNPKRIVFAEADNIDVLKAAQIVMEEGIGIPILLGRRDMIEELMEDLGFDQPCMIIDPKSDEEKARRDRYADEFWKLRHRKGTTQFDAGKTLRQRNYFAAMMVKLGDADALITGVAQSYPISVRPMMEIIGKAPGVDKIATTNLMITSRGPLFVSDTSININPDALELAKIAQMTGRTAAMFGISPVIAMTSYANFGSSSHPHATKVTDAVKYLHKYYPDLVVDGELQTDFALNPELLQSKFPFSKLAGKKVNTLIFPNLESANSTYKMLKELNGIDSIGPIMMGMQKPVHILQLGASVDEIVNMAAVAVIDAQQKEKHASKKQ; encoded by the coding sequence ATGAGTGAAGAAAGCAAAAGAAGAGAGGCCTTGGTATATCATGCAAAGCCTACTCCCGGAAAGATAAAAGTAGTTCCTACAAAGAAACACAGCAGTCAGAGAGATCTTGCGCTTGCCTACAGCCCTGGTGTAGCCGCACCTTGTTTAGAGATTGCAAAAGATAAATCAAATGTTTATAAATATACTGCCAAAGGAAATCTGGTAGCTGTAATTTCTAACGGTACAGCGGTTCTAGGACTGGGCGATATAGGTCCTGAGGCTTCTAAACCTGTGATGGAAGGAAAAGGATTGCTCTTTAAGATTTTTGCAGATTTAGATTGTTTTGACATTGAGGTAGATACCAAAGATGTGGAACAGTTCATACAAACAGTAAAAAATATCGCTCCTACTTTTGGAGGGATTAATCTGGAAGACATCAAAGCTCCGGAAGCTTTTGAAATAGAAAGAAGGCTCAAAGAAGAGCTGGATATTCCAGTAATGCACGATGACCAGCATGGAACAGCTATCATCTCTAGTGCTGCTTTATTAAACGCGCTAGAAATAGCAAATAAGAAAATAGAAGAGGTAAAGATCCTTATTTCTGGTGCTGGTAGTGCAGCGATTTCTTGTACGAGTCTTTATGTAAAATTAGGGGCAAGGAAAGAAAATATCATGATGTTTGATATCGACGGATTGATCACCAAAGATCGAACTGATTTAGGTCCAGAACAGATGCAGTTTGCTACAGATAAGCCAAAGATGAATTTACGGGAAGCCTTTAAAGGGACGGATGTATTCTTAGGACTTTCGGCAGGTAATATTGTGGATGGAGCTATGTTGAAATCCATGAATGAATCTCCTATTGTTTTTGCCATGGCAAATCCTACTCCAGAAATAGATTACCATACCGCGATGGCTTCTCGAGAAGATATCATTATGGCAACTGGGAGAAGTGACCATCCTAATCAAGTGAACAATGTTTTGGGTTTTCCATTTATTTTTAGAGGTGCGATGGATGTTCGAGCTACTAAAATTAATGAAGAAATGAAGTTGGCGGCCACCTACGCCATCGCGCAATTAGCCAAAGAACCCGTTCCTGAGCAAGTAAATATTGCTTATGGGGAATTAAAGCTAGCCTTTGGGAAAGACTATATTATTCCAAAGCCATTTGATCCTAGATTGATCTCAACTATTCCTCCAGCCGTAGCAAGAGCAGCTATGGAAAGTGGTGTGGCAAAAGAACCTATTACAGACTGGGAAAAGTACGAAGAGCAGTTGCTTAGTCGCATGGGGTCAGATAATAAACTGGTGCGTTTGTTATTGAATCGCGCAAGAACCAACCCTAAGAGAATTGTATTTGCCGAAGCAGATAACATCGATGTACTTAAGGCAGCGCAAATTGTAATGGAAGAAGGTATAGGGATTCCTATTTTATTAGGTCGTCGCGATATGATAGAAGAATTGATGGAAGACCTAGGCTTTGATCAACCTTGTATGATCATCGATCCTAAATCTGATGAAGAAAAAGCGCGTCGAGATCGATATGCTGATGAATTCTGGAAACTCAGACATAGAAAAGGAACCACACAATTTGACGCAGGAAAAACATTAAGGCAGCGTAATTATTTTGCCGCTATGATGGTGAAATTAGGAGATGCAGATGCGTTGATTACAGGCGTGGCACAATCTTACCCTATCTCTGTACGACCTATGATGGAAATAATAGGTAAAGCGCCTGGAGTAGATAAAATTGCAACGACTAACCTGATGATAACTTCACGAGGGCCGTTATTTGTGTCAGATACCTCTATTAACATCAATCCAGACGCATTAGAACTGGCTAAAATTGCTCAAATGACGGGTCGCACTGCAGCTATGTTTGGGATTTCTCCTGTAATTGCGATGACTTCTTATGCTAACTTCGGCTCTTCCTCGCATCCTCATGCGACAAAGGTTACTGATGCCGTTAAATATTTACACAAGTATTATCCTGATTTAGTAGTGGATGGAGAGTTGCAAACAGATTTTGCTTTAAATCCAGAGTTATTACAAAGTAAATTCCCTTTTTCTAAGCTCGCTGGCAAAAAAGTAAACACGCTGATATTCCCCAACTTAGAAAGTGCTAACAGTACTTACAAAATGCTCAAGGAATTGAACGGGATAGACTCGATAGGTCCTATCATGATGGGAATGCAAAAGCCGGTTCATATCCTGCAGTTAGGAGCAAGTGTAGATGAAATTGTAAATATGGCTGCAGTTGCCGTAATCGATGCGCAGCAAAAAGAAAAACACGCGAGTAAAAAGCAATAA